In Actinomycetes bacterium, the following are encoded in one genomic region:
- a CDS encoding type Z 30S ribosomal protein S14, which yields MAKKALINKANATPKFKVRAYTRCQRCGRPHSVYKKFGLCRICLRQMAHRGELPGITKSSW from the coding sequence ATGGCGAAGAAGGCCCTGATCAACAAGGCCAACGCGACCCCGAAGTTCAAGGTGCGGGCCTACACACGCTGCCAGCGGTGCGGGCGTCCCCACTCGGTGTACAAGAAGTTCGGGCTGTGCCGGATCTGCCTGCGGCAGATGGCGCACCGCGGCGAGCTCCCCGGTATCACCAAGAGCAGCTGGTAG
- the rplF gene encoding 50S ribosomal protein L6, giving the protein MSRIGRLPITIPSGVEVSIDGQDVTVKGPKGTLTHTVATPIQVAREDDVLTVTRPDDERQSRALHGLSRTLVANMVQGVTQGYSKTLEIVGVGYRVTAKGSDLEFALGFSHPVVVPAPEGISFAVETPTRFTVSGIDKQQVGEVAANIRKLRKPDPYKGKGVRYAGEVIRRKVGKAGK; this is encoded by the coding sequence ATGTCACGCATCGGACGACTTCCCATCACCATCCCCTCGGGCGTCGAGGTCTCCATCGACGGCCAGGACGTCACCGTGAAGGGACCCAAGGGCACCCTCACCCACACCGTCGCCACGCCCATCCAGGTGGCCCGAGAGGACGACGTGCTGACCGTCACGCGCCCGGATGACGAGCGGCAGAGCCGGGCGCTGCACGGTCTCTCGCGGACCCTCGTGGCCAACATGGTCCAGGGGGTGACCCAGGGGTACTCCAAGACCCTCGAGATCGTCGGCGTCGGTTACCGGGTCACCGCCAAGGGGTCCGACCTGGAGTTCGCGCTCGGCTTCAGCCACCCGGTAGTGGTACCGGCCCCCGAGGGCATCAGCTTCGCTGTCGAGACGCCGACCCGCTTCACCGTGTCCGGCATCGACAAGCAGCAGGTGGGCGAGGTGGCGGCCAACATCCGCAAGCTGCGCAAGCCCGACCCCTACAAGGGCAAGGGCGTCAGGTACGCCGGCGAGGTCATCCGGCGCAAGGTCGGAAAGGCTGGGAAGTAG
- the rplR gene encoding 50S ribosomal protein L18: MTVGVKLSGTRTGRDVLARKRRHIRVRKKVSGTPARPRLVVTRSSRHVFVQVVDDVAGTTLASASTMEADLRAASGDKTAKARKVGTLVAERARSAGVESVVFDRGGNRYHGRIAALADAAREAGLDF, translated from the coding sequence ATGACCGTCGGTGTGAAGCTCAGCGGTACGCGGACCGGCCGCGATGTGCTGGCCCGCAAGCGCCGCCACATCCGGGTGCGCAAGAAGGTGTCGGGTACGCCGGCCCGGCCGCGGCTGGTGGTCACGCGCTCCTCCAGGCACGTCTTCGTCCAGGTCGTCGACGACGTCGCGGGCACCACGCTCGCCTCGGCGTCGACCATGGAGGCCGACCTCCGCGCCGCGAGCGGCGACAAGACCGCGAAGGCGCGCAAGGTGGGCACGCTGGTGGCCGAGCGCGCCCGCTCCGCCGGCGTCGAGTCGGTCGTCTTCGACCGGGGCGGCAACCGCTACCACGGGCGCATCGCCGCCCTCGCGGACGCGGCCCGCGAGGCGGGGCTGGACTTCTGA
- the rplO gene encoding 50S ribosomal protein L15: MPLKVHHLRPAPGAKTAKTRVGRGQGSKGKTAGRGTKGTKARYQVPDRFEGGQMPLHMRLPKLRGFKNPFRLEYQVVNVAALESLFPEGGAVGVDDLVAKGAVRKDSLVKVLGQGDLTVALDVTAHAFSAAAKDKIVAAGGSATEL; the protein is encoded by the coding sequence ATGCCGCTCAAGGTCCACCACCTTCGCCCCGCCCCCGGGGCGAAGACCGCAAAGACCCGCGTCGGGCGCGGGCAGGGCTCGAAGGGCAAGACCGCTGGGCGCGGCACGAAGGGCACGAAGGCCCGCTACCAGGTGCCCGACCGCTTCGAGGGCGGCCAGATGCCCCTGCACATGCGCCTGCCCAAGCTGCGGGGCTTCAAGAACCCGTTCCGTCTCGAGTACCAGGTCGTCAACGTGGCCGCTCTCGAGTCGCTGTTCCCTGAGGGTGGCGCCGTCGGCGTCGACGACCTCGTCGCCAAGGGAGCGGTCCGCAAGGACTCGCTGGTCAAGGTGCTCGGACAGGGGGACCTGACCGTGGCCCTCGACGTCACCGCCCACGCGTTCTCCGCCGCTGCCAAGGACAAGATCGTCGCGGCTGGAGGCAGCGCGACCGAGCTCTGA
- the rpmC gene encoding 50S ribosomal protein L29 — MAGPGVAELRELEPDELVTKLLEAKQELFNLKFQSATGQLENHGRLRAVRREIARIYTIMRERELGIISFEGGAE; from the coding sequence ATGGCCGGCCCGGGAGTGGCCGAGCTGCGCGAGCTCGAGCCAGACGAACTGGTCACCAAGCTGCTGGAGGCCAAGCAGGAGCTGTTCAACCTCAAGTTCCAGTCAGCCACCGGCCAGCTGGAGAACCACGGCCGGCTCCGTGCGGTCCGACGGGAGATCGCACGGATCTACACGATCATGCGCGAGCGCGAGCTCGGCATCATTTCGTTCGAGGGCGGCGCTGAATGA
- the rplX gene encoding 50S ribosomal protein L24, translating into MRIRKGDTVLVISGKDKGLTGKVIAAYPETNRVIVEGINRIKKHTKVGQTARGTKTGGIITQEAPIDASNVQLVVEVNGQRVGTRTGVRVDEHGNRLRVSRRTGEDI; encoded by the coding sequence ATGCGGATCAGGAAGGGCGACACCGTCCTCGTCATCTCCGGCAAGGACAAGGGGCTGACGGGCAAGGTCATCGCCGCTTACCCGGAGACAAACCGGGTCATCGTCGAGGGGATCAACCGGATCAAGAAGCACACCAAGGTCGGGCAGACCGCCCGTGGGACCAAGACCGGCGGGATCATCACGCAGGAGGCCCCCATCGACGCCTCCAACGTGCAGCTGGTCGTCGAGGTCAACGGCCAGCGCGTCGGGACCCGGACCGGCGTGCGCGTCGACGAGCACGGCAACCGGCTGCGGGTCTCGCGTCGGACCGGTGAGGACATCTGA
- the rpsS gene encoding 30S ribosomal protein S19, with translation MPRSLKKGPFVDDHLLKKVDLQNERGTKNVIKTWSRRSMIVPAMLGHTIAVHDGRKHVPVFVSESMVGHKLGEFAPTRTFRGHEKDDRKGRRR, from the coding sequence ATGCCGCGCAGCCTGAAGAAGGGCCCCTTCGTCGACGACCACCTGCTCAAGAAGGTGGATCTGCAGAACGAGCGGGGCACCAAGAACGTCATCAAGACCTGGTCCCGACGTTCCATGATCGTCCCGGCGATGCTCGGCCACACGATCGCCGTGCACGACGGGCGCAAGCACGTGCCGGTGTTCGTCTCCGAGTCGATGGTGGGCCACAAGCTCGGCGAGTTCGCGCCGACGCGGACCTTCCGTGGCCACGAGAAGGACGACAGGAAGGGCAGGCGTCGCTGA
- the rpsH gene encoding 30S ribosomal protein S8 → MTMTDPIADMLTRIRNANAAYHDAVSMPSSKIKTHIAEILQQEGYIASWKVEDGEGIGSTLVVGLKYGPNRERSIAGVRRISKPGLRVYAKSTALPRVLGGLGVAIISTSTGLLTDRQAAKRGVGGEVLAYVW, encoded by the coding sequence ATGACCATGACCGACCCCATCGCGGACATGCTGACCCGCATCCGCAACGCAAACGCGGCCTATCACGACGCGGTCAGCATGCCCTCGAGCAAGATCAAGACGCACATCGCGGAGATCCTCCAGCAGGAGGGCTACATCGCCAGCTGGAAGGTCGAGGACGGCGAGGGCATCGGCTCCACGCTCGTCGTCGGGCTGAAGTACGGGCCCAACCGCGAGCGTTCGATCGCCGGCGTGCGCCGGATCAGCAAGCCGGGCCTGCGGGTGTACGCGAAGTCAACGGCTCTGCCGCGCGTGCTGGGCGGTCTCGGGGTGGCGATCATCTCCACCTCCACGGGGCTGCTCACCGACCGGCAGGCGGCCAAGAGAGGCGTGGGCGGGGAAGTCCTCGCCTACGTGTGGTGA
- the rplE gene encoding 50S ribosomal protein L5, whose protein sequence is MTTTTAPARALPRLKQRYREEIAPGLREEFGYPNIMQVPGLTKIVVNMGVGDAARDSKLIEGAVRDLAAITGQKPTVTKARKSIAQFKLREGQPIGAHVTLRGDRMWEFLDRLLSIALPRIRDFRGLSPRQFDGRGNYTFGLVEQSMFHEIDIDRIDKVRGMDITVVTTAKTDDEGRALLRALGFPFKEN, encoded by the coding sequence ATGACGACGACCACCGCACCGGCGCGCGCCCTGCCGCGGCTCAAGCAGCGTTACCGTGAGGAGATCGCGCCTGGCCTGCGCGAGGAGTTCGGCTACCCCAACATCATGCAGGTGCCCGGTCTCACCAAGATCGTGGTCAACATGGGCGTGGGCGACGCCGCTCGCGACTCCAAGCTGATCGAGGGCGCTGTCCGCGACCTGGCCGCGATCACCGGCCAGAAGCCCACCGTGACCAAGGCCCGCAAGTCGATCGCGCAGTTCAAGCTGCGGGAGGGGCAGCCGATCGGCGCGCACGTCACCTTGCGCGGCGACCGGATGTGGGAGTTCCTCGACCGGTTGCTGTCGATCGCGCTGCCCCGCATCCGTGACTTCCGCGGCCTCTCGCCGCGGCAGTTCGACGGGCGCGGAAACTACACCTTCGGCCTCGTCGAGCAGTCGATGTTCCACGAGATCGACATCGACCGCATCGACAAGGTCCGGGGGATGGACATCACCGTGGTGACCACCGCGAAGACCGACGACGAGGGGCGGGCGCTTCTGCGTGCCCTCGGCTTCCCCTTTAAGGAGAACTGA
- the rplW gene encoding 50S ribosomal protein L23 → MRITDPRDVLIAPVISEKSYGLLDENKYTFEVAPDANKTQIKIAVEQVFDVTVTGVNTLNRPGKRKRTRTGWGRRKDTKRAIVTVADGQRIEIFGGPVS, encoded by the coding sequence ATGAGGATCACCGACCCCCGGGACGTCCTGATCGCGCCCGTGATCTCGGAGAAGAGCTATGGCTTGCTCGACGAGAACAAGTACACCTTCGAGGTCGCACCGGACGCGAACAAGACGCAGATCAAGATCGCGGTGGAGCAGGTCTTCGACGTCACCGTGACCGGTGTGAACACCCTGAACCGCCCGGGCAAGCGCAAGCGGACCCGCACGGGGTGGGGCCGTCGCAAGGACACCAAGCGCGCGATCGTCACGGTCGCCGACGGACAGCGCATCGAGATCTTCGGAGGACCGGTCTCCTGA
- the rpmD gene encoding 50S ribosomal protein L30, with the protein MGRLKVTQVRSEIGGKRNQRETLRSLGLKRIGDVVVKEDRPEIRGMVHTVTHLVAVEEVD; encoded by the coding sequence ATGGGACGCCTCAAGGTCACCCAGGTCCGTTCGGAGATCGGGGGCAAGCGCAACCAGCGCGAGACCCTGCGCAGCCTCGGGCTCAAGCGCATCGGCGACGTGGTCGTCAAGGAGGACCGCCCGGAGATCCGGGGCATGGTCCACACCGTGACCCACCTCGTCGCCGTCGAGGAGGTCGACTGA
- the rpsJ gene encoding 30S ribosomal protein S10: MAGQKIRIRLKAYDHEVIDSSARKIVETVTRTGAQVAGPVPLPTEKNVYCVIRSPHKYKDSREHFEMRTHKRLIDILDPTPKTVDSLMRLDLPAGVDIEIKL, translated from the coding sequence ATGGCGGGACAGAAGATCCGCATCCGGCTCAAGGCCTACGACCACGAGGTCATCGACAGCTCGGCGCGCAAGATCGTCGAGACGGTGACCCGCACGGGGGCCCAGGTCGCCGGTCCGGTGCCGTTGCCGACGGAGAAGAACGTCTACTGCGTCATCCGCTCACCGCACAAGTACAAGGACAGTCGCGAGCACTTCGAGATGCGCACCCACAAGCGTCTCATCGACATCCTCGACCCGACGCCGAAGACGGTCGACTCGCTCATGCGCCTCGACCTGCCGGCGGGCGTCGACATCGAGATCAAGCTCTGA
- the rplV gene encoding 50S ribosomal protein L22 has protein sequence MAAEGSARASARYVRVSPQKARRVVDLIRGLPAAEAQAVLRFAPQSASETVGKVLDSAIANAEHNHDLDPRSLVVSEAFVDEGPTLKRFRPRAQGRAYRIRKRTSHITVVVTPQVAAATPARKKG, from the coding sequence ATGGCAGCCGAAGGCTCCGCCAGGGCGAGTGCGCGCTACGTGCGCGTCTCCCCCCAGAAGGCGCGCCGCGTGGTCGACCTCATCCGAGGGCTGCCCGCGGCGGAGGCCCAGGCCGTGCTTCGCTTCGCACCGCAGAGTGCGAGCGAGACCGTCGGCAAGGTCCTCGACAGCGCCATCGCCAACGCCGAGCACAACCACGACCTCGACCCGCGCTCGCTGGTCGTCAGCGAGGCCTTCGTCGACGAGGGTCCGACGCTCAAGCGGTTCCGTCCGCGGGCCCAGGGTCGCGCCTATCGAATCCGCAAGCGCACCAGCCACATCACCGTCGTCGTGACGCCGCAGGTCGCGGCCGCCACGCCGGCCCGGAAGAAGGGGTGA
- the rpsE gene encoding 30S ribosomal protein S5: MAGTQRRGGSGGGERRDRRDDRRAGAGEKTAYLERVVAINRVAKVVKGGRRFSFTALVVVGDGDGTVGVGYGKAKEVPAAIAKGVEEAKKHFFKVPRIQGTIPHPVQGEKAAGVVLLRPASPGTGVIAGGPVRAVLECAGIHDVLSKSLGSDNAINVVHATVAALHGLERPETVAARRGLPLEQVAPPALLRARASGGS; this comes from the coding sequence ATGGCAGGGACCCAGCGCCGAGGAGGCAGCGGGGGTGGCGAGCGCCGAGACCGTCGCGACGACCGTCGCGCCGGAGCCGGTGAGAAGACCGCGTACCTGGAGCGCGTCGTCGCCATCAACCGGGTCGCCAAGGTGGTCAAGGGCGGCCGCCGATTCAGCTTCACGGCCCTCGTCGTCGTCGGCGACGGGGACGGGACGGTCGGCGTGGGCTACGGCAAGGCCAAGGAGGTCCCCGCGGCGATCGCCAAGGGCGTCGAGGAGGCCAAGAAGCACTTCTTCAAGGTGCCGCGCATCCAGGGGACGATCCCGCACCCCGTCCAGGGTGAGAAGGCCGCGGGCGTCGTCCTGCTCCGTCCGGCCAGCCCCGGTACGGGAGTCATCGCCGGCGGCCCGGTGCGCGCGGTCCTGGAGTGCGCGGGCATCCACGACGTGCTGAGCAAGTCGCTGGGGTCCGACAACGCGATCAACGTCGTGCACGCGACGGTGGCCGCCCTGCACGGCCTGGAGCGCCCGGAGACGGTGGCGGCCCGGCGCGGCCTGCCGCTGGAGCAGGTCGCACCGCCGGCGCTGCTGCGCGCCCGTGCCTCGGGAGGTTCCTGA
- the rpsC gene encoding 30S ribosomal protein S3 encodes MGQKVNPHGFRLGITTEHSSRWFADSTRSGQRYRDYVKEDVAIRRMMSKGMERAGIARVDIERTRDRVRVDIHTARPGIVIGRRGAEADRIRGDLEKLTGKQVQLNILEVKNPEIDAQLVAQGVAEQLSSRVSFRRAMRKAMQSALKAGAKGIRVQCSGRLGGAEMSRSEFYREGRVPLHTLRANIDFGFYEARTTFGRIGVKVWIYRGDVVGGRAEREAAAAAAAVRAPRRPVRSRGEAPVETAELVIDPVELAEAEAEIAESAVPVTAEPPTAEEGA; translated from the coding sequence GTGGGACAGAAGGTCAACCCGCACGGGTTCCGCCTCGGTATCACGACCGAGCACAGCAGCCGGTGGTTCGCCGACAGCACGCGCTCTGGTCAGCGCTACCGCGACTACGTCAAGGAAGACGTCGCGATCCGGCGGATGATGAGCAAGGGCATGGAGCGTGCGGGCATCGCCCGGGTCGACATCGAGCGCACCCGCGACCGGGTCCGGGTGGACATCCACACCGCCCGGCCGGGAATCGTGATCGGGCGTCGAGGGGCCGAGGCCGACCGCATCCGCGGCGACCTCGAGAAGCTCACCGGCAAGCAGGTCCAGCTGAACATCCTCGAGGTCAAGAACCCCGAGATCGACGCCCAGCTCGTAGCGCAGGGCGTCGCCGAGCAGCTGTCGAGCCGCGTGTCCTTCCGCCGCGCCATGCGCAAGGCCATGCAGTCGGCCCTCAAGGCCGGCGCGAAGGGCATCCGGGTGCAGTGCTCCGGCCGCCTCGGCGGCGCAGAGATGAGCCGCTCGGAGTTCTACCGCGAGGGCCGGGTGCCGCTGCACACGCTGCGCGCCAACATCGACTTCGGCTTCTACGAGGCGCGGACCACCTTCGGCCGCATCGGTGTGAAGGTCTGGATCTACCGCGGTGACGTCGTCGGCGGCCGCGCCGAGCGGGAGGCTGCCGCCGCGGCTGCCGCCGTACGCGCTCCGCGCCGCCCCGTCCGCAGCCGCGGCGAGGCTCCCGTCGAGACAGCCGAGCTGGTGATCGACCCGGTCGAGCTCGCGGAGGCAGAGGCGGAGATCGCTGAGTCGGCCGTCCCGGTCACCGCTGAGCCGCCCACTGCCGAGGAAGGGGCCTGA
- the rpsQ gene encoding 30S ribosomal protein S17, giving the protein MSADGPTDEKDTVSTSSTAARGFRKTREGLVVSDKMDKTVVVAVEDRVKHPLYGKVIRRTNKLKAHDEANTAGVGDRVLLMETRPLSATKRWRVVEILEKAK; this is encoded by the coding sequence ATGAGCGCCGACGGCCCGACTGACGAGAAGGACACTGTGAGCACCAGCAGCACCGCCGCGCGCGGGTTCCGCAAGACCCGCGAGGGCCTCGTGGTCAGCGACAAGATGGACAAGACCGTCGTCGTCGCCGTCGAGGACCGGGTCAAGCACCCCCTGTACGGCAAGGTCATCCGCCGCACGAACAAGCTCAAGGCGCACGACGAGGCGAACACGGCCGGCGTGGGCGACCGCGTCCTCCTCATGGAGACCCGGCCCCTCTCGGCGACCAAGCGCTGGCGGGTCGTCGAGATCCTCGAGAAGGCCAAGTAG
- the rplN gene encoding 50S ribosomal protein L14, whose amino-acid sequence MIQQESRLRVADNTGAKELLCIRVLGGSGRRYAGIGDVIVATVKDAIPGGNVKKGEVVKAVVVRTVKERRRPDGSYIKFDENAAVILRQDGEPRGTRIFGPVGRELRDKRFMRIISLAPEVL is encoded by the coding sequence GTGATCCAGCAGGAGTCGCGACTTCGGGTCGCCGACAACACGGGTGCCAAGGAGTTGCTGTGCATCCGCGTGCTCGGCGGCTCCGGTCGCCGCTACGCCGGCATCGGCGATGTCATCGTGGCCACCGTCAAGGACGCCATCCCCGGTGGCAACGTCAAGAAGGGCGAGGTCGTCAAGGCGGTCGTCGTGCGCACCGTGAAGGAGCGCCGCCGCCCCGATGGCTCGTACATCAAGTTCGACGAGAACGCCGCGGTGATCCTGCGCCAGGACGGCGAGCCGCGCGGCACGCGCATCTTCGGCCCGGTGGGCCGCGAGCTGCGCGACAAGCGGTTCATGCGGATCATCTCCCTCGCCCCGGAGGTGCTCTGA
- the rplB gene encoding 50S ribosomal protein L2 translates to MGIRKYKPTTPGRRGASVADFVEVTRDEPEKSLVRPLPGKGGRNGHGRVTVRHQGGGHKRAYRVIDFRRADKDGVPAKVAHIEYDPNRTARIALLHYVDGEKRYILAPSRLQQGDTVENGPSADIKPGNNLPLRNIPVGTIVHAIELRPGGGAKIARSAGASVQLVAKDGPFAQLRMPSGEMRRVDLRCRATVGEVGNAEQSNINWGKAGRMRWKGKRPTVRGVAMNPIDHPHGGGEGKTSGGRHPVSPWGKTEGRTRKPNKASDKYIVSRRKSNKKR, encoded by the coding sequence ATGGGCATCCGCAAGTACAAGCCGACGACGCCTGGTCGCCGCGGCGCGAGCGTTGCCGACTTCGTCGAGGTCACGCGCGACGAGCCGGAGAAGTCGCTCGTGCGTCCCCTCCCCGGCAAGGGCGGCCGCAACGGCCATGGCCGGGTGACGGTGCGCCACCAGGGCGGCGGGCACAAGCGGGCGTACCGGGTCATCGACTTCAGGCGCGCCGACAAGGACGGCGTCCCGGCCAAGGTCGCGCACATCGAATACGACCCGAACCGCACCGCCCGGATCGCGCTGCTGCACTACGTCGACGGCGAGAAGCGCTACATCCTGGCGCCGAGCAGGCTGCAGCAGGGCGACACCGTCGAGAACGGGCCGTCCGCCGACATCAAGCCCGGCAACAACCTCCCGCTGCGCAACATCCCCGTCGGCACGATCGTGCACGCGATCGAGCTGCGGCCCGGGGGCGGGGCGAAGATCGCCCGTTCGGCGGGGGCCAGCGTGCAGCTGGTCGCCAAGGACGGGCCGTTCGCCCAGCTGCGCATGCCCTCGGGTGAGATGCGCCGGGTCGACCTGCGCTGTCGCGCCACGGTCGGCGAGGTCGGCAACGCCGAGCAGTCGAACATCAACTGGGGCAAGGCCGGCCGCATGCGCTGGAAGGGCAAGCGGCCGACGGTCCGCGGCGTCGCGATGAACCCGATCGACCACCCGCACGGTGGCGGGGAGGGCAAGACCTCGGGCGGCCGGCACCCCGTCAGCCCGTGGGGCAAGACCGAAGGACGTACCCGCAAGCCGAACAAGGCGAGCGACAAGTACATCGTGTCCCGCCGCAAGTCGAACAAGAAGCGCTAG
- the secY gene encoding preprotein translocase subunit SecY produces MLTAFAQAFRTPDLRRKLLFTLFIITIFRFGSHIPTPGVDYGNVQTCLGQVADNGLYNIVNLFSGGALLQLSVFALGIMPYITASIIVQLLTVVIPRFETLKKEGQAGTAKLTQYTRYLTVGLAVLQSTALVAIARSTGALFQNCSLPLVPNDSWYVLAVMVITMTAGTAVIMWLGELITDRGIGNGMSLLIFTSIIARFPAQLWSIEQTKNAFTFAMVLLLGLVLVTAVVFVEQAQRRIPVQYAKRMIGRRMYGGSSTYLPIKVNQAGVIPVIFASSLLYIPTLAVNLSSNKTSSWATFVQRTFVKGDHPLYILTFFVLIVFFTYFYVAITFNPDEVADNMKKYGGFVPGIRTGRPTAEYLDYVLSRLTFPGSLYLATIAIIPLAALAFVGASAQFPFGGTSILIIVGVGLDTVKQIESQLQQRNYEGFLR; encoded by the coding sequence GTGCTCACCGCGTTCGCCCAGGCGTTCCGCACGCCCGACCTGCGGCGGAAGCTGCTGTTCACGCTGTTCATCATCACGATCTTCCGGTTCGGCTCGCACATCCCGACCCCGGGCGTCGACTACGGCAATGTCCAGACCTGCCTGGGCCAGGTGGCTGACAACGGCCTGTACAACATCGTCAACCTGTTCAGCGGTGGGGCGCTCCTGCAGCTGTCGGTGTTCGCGCTGGGGATCATGCCGTACATCACGGCGAGCATCATCGTCCAGCTGCTGACGGTGGTGATCCCGCGCTTCGAGACCCTCAAGAAGGAGGGCCAGGCCGGGACCGCCAAGCTGACCCAGTACACCCGCTACCTCACCGTCGGCCTGGCCGTCCTGCAGTCGACCGCGCTGGTGGCGATCGCGCGCTCCACGGGCGCGCTGTTCCAGAACTGCTCGCTGCCGCTGGTGCCGAACGACAGCTGGTACGTCCTGGCGGTCATGGTCATCACGATGACGGCCGGAACCGCGGTGATCATGTGGCTCGGCGAGCTCATCACCGATCGCGGCATCGGCAACGGCATGTCACTGCTGATCTTCACCTCGATCATCGCTCGCTTCCCCGCCCAGCTCTGGTCGATCGAGCAGACCAAGAACGCCTTCACCTTTGCGATGGTGCTGCTGCTCGGCCTCGTGCTCGTGACCGCCGTCGTCTTCGTCGAACAGGCGCAGCGACGCATCCCGGTGCAGTACGCCAAGCGCATGATCGGCCGGCGGATGTACGGCGGCTCGTCGACCTACTTGCCGATCAAGGTGAACCAGGCCGGCGTCATCCCCGTCATCTTCGCCTCGTCCCTGCTCTACATCCCGACCCTCGCCGTCAACCTGTCGAGCAACAAGACCTCGAGCTGGGCGACCTTCGTCCAGCGGACCTTCGTCAAGGGCGACCACCCGCTCTACATCCTCACGTTCTTCGTGCTGATCGTGTTCTTCACCTACTTCTACGTCGCGATCACGTTCAACCCCGACGAGGTCGCCGACAACATGAAGAAGTACGGCGGGTTCGTGCCCGGCATCCGGACCGGCCGGCCCACGGCGGAGTACCTCGACTACGTCTTGTCTCGGCTGACCTTCCCGGGCTCCCTCTACCTCGCCACGATCGCGATCATCCCGCTCGCGGCGCTCGCCTTCGTGGGCGCCTCGGCCCAGTTCCCGTTCGGCGGTACCAGCATCCTGATCATCGTCGGCGTCGGGCTGGACACCGTGAAGCAGATCGAGTCGCAGCTCCAACAGCGCAACTACGAAGGGTTCCTCCGCTGA
- the rplP gene encoding 50S ribosomal protein L16, protein MLVPRRLKHRKQHHPGRSGASKGGNAIAFGEYAIQALEPAYVTNRQIEAARIAITRHIRRGGKVWITIYPDRPITKKPAETRMGSGKGSPEWWVANVKPGRVMFELSYPNEKVAREALLRAAHKLPMKCRILKREAGEV, encoded by the coding sequence ATGTTGGTTCCTCGACGTCTCAAGCATCGCAAGCAGCACCACCCTGGGCGCTCGGGCGCGAGCAAGGGCGGCAACGCGATCGCATTCGGCGAGTACGCGATCCAGGCCCTCGAGCCGGCCTATGTCACCAACCGGCAGATCGAGGCCGCTCGTATCGCCATCACCCGCCACATCCGCCGTGGCGGCAAGGTCTGGATCACGATCTACCCGGACCGCCCGATCACGAAGAAGCCGGCCGAGACGCGGATGGGCTCGGGGAAGGGCTCGCCGGAGTGGTGGGTCGCGAACGTGAAGCCCGGCCGAGTGATGTTCGAGCTCAGCTACCCGAACGAGAAGGTGGCGCGTGAGGCGCTGCTGCGGGCTGCGCACAAGCTGCCCATGAAGTGCCGCATCCTCAAGCGCGAGGCAGGTGAGGTGTGA
- the rplC gene encoding 50S ribosomal protein L3: MTTPTTLPGTAQRASIQGLLGEKLGMTQVWDEGNRLVPVTVVKAGPCVVTQVRTADVDGYSAIQIAFGQVDPRRVTKPLAGHFAKAGVTPRRHLVELRTADASTYSVGQELTVETFEPGQRVDVVGTTKGKGFAGVMKRHGFGGLGASHGTQRKHRSPGSIGGCATPGRVFKGLRMAGRMGQARQTTQNLTVQAVDAERGLLLVKGPIPGSKGSLVLVKTATKGA, encoded by the coding sequence ATGACCACCCCCACCACGCTGCCGGGCACTGCCCAGCGGGCCTCGATCCAGGGTCTGCTCGGTGAGAAGCTCGGCATGACCCAGGTCTGGGACGAGGGCAACCGGCTGGTCCCGGTGACCGTCGTCAAGGCCGGTCCGTGCGTCGTGACCCAGGTCCGGACCGCGGACGTCGACGGCTACTCGGCGATCCAGATCGCCTTCGGCCAGGTCGACCCGCGGCGGGTGACCAAGCCGCTGGCGGGACACTTCGCCAAGGCCGGCGTCACCCCCCGGCGCCACCTCGTGGAGCTGCGGACCGCGGACGCCTCGACGTACTCGGTCGGCCAGGAGCTGACCGTGGAGACCTTCGAGCCCGGCCAGCGCGTCGACGTCGTGGGCACCACCAAGGGCAAGGGCTTCGCGGGTGTCATGAAGCGTCACGGCTTCGGCGGCCTGGGTGCCTCCCACGGCACCCAGCGCAAGCACCGCTCGCCCGGCTCCATCGGCGGGTGCGCCACGCCGGGCCGGGTGTTCAAAGGCCTGCGCATGGCCGGCCGGATGGGCCAGGCCCGCCAGACCACCCAGAACCTCACCGTCCAGGCGGTCGACGCGGAGCGCGGCCTGCTGCTCGTCAAGGGTCCGATCCCCGGCTCGAAGGGGTCGCTGGTGCTCGTGAAGACCGCGACGAAGGGGGCCTGA